The Synergistaceae bacterium genome includes a window with the following:
- a CDS encoding CHAT domain-containing protein, producing MRTKFFAAVAFVFLLAIALLLPVEACAASKGEEEMQRGLQKYAAKEYASAAGHFSKASAMLEKEKKVIPAADAAYNEGLCRKAAPLKEGETPSGRAAGAIAAFDRSAALYSRGKDETKAANALIQGAQLAFAESNLTGAEKRYDNARAKGADLKSDLLEGLALEGLGKVALHRGRPAESRHLYLEALDKLDGVPSARARVSLQLAAAVRKYGDMQAALACLDAEEERLAPLEEGEKTKDLAGLIRFLILAERGHTYTQMGIYDQARDYLKEAYDYEPENPLIDEANRLYVRGNGLVAEGELDNPAFSAEELKVIMKLAASKGLKDVECGSLISIGRLLRTDGKYPEAEKCFDDAAKLAREADLPVRNVQALLSRANLLYFQGAWKSSENYYRMSFNSALEQGDMENVLVALMGVERIARSNHTGLSGKVDFRKIQGIPWRGALLQDGGIGPERGGSALPAAWERLGEISREWFSYSVPGIRGSMTVLSLAGTLSWPRMEAMARHLVAEGILRLVTGRREVFRKAAEALRSIDKGREGASDPQSTRQAYTACWNALSNAAGKGLLGKRGVPPPVRIDGLLLVPDDPADQDPSPSDDPDGIKEAGRLLDVLVKAVNTLSLKEKEQHELMLALLKGERIPPHLAERLVMASGSRAAERSRVMEGRLRSGGADREAALKEYTAEIQPLLERLGGSPLDEIRGRSKLDEYLKTVERKSRRHAEERASLLARSIPPFMVYSLSEAVALSGVESAWAGLTLRMALLRRLEAMGEPREMNLRQGMELIAKSLAKGAEVFDGRFSLADKESAAEREKKIEEMLAIAEELVRIELQAQYSGCMEIVDAYRGIGGLDDEQAMKELVARHLLALGEPSRAHDMAEDVRQGFRYAARTAAGAVNPEVVWRTLSTSAKASLALGRKDEALSFVDQAIEVMESVIPADGVNSQATADRLDVYRTGIETAYELYEADRSQKNAERLWEYLEGMKSRQWREMLAATGGAFLDRLPEKEVELYRSLNRQATQLLASILFLDLRGQAREADEAKGELQQVRRKVSELVAGHTVDASERVPSLKETTSAIHGDWAVADYYISPNLSFAFVLQKGKRAEVLRLPLDYDSFFAYTFWMRGDEGGEFNSARANERVMAAGMTSPRLAEQLFNPIAELIGDKRKLLVIPHDILYTFPYETLSVKRGEGFRFLLDEGWTFAELPSAFLLTKGARAGGADGERLVVFADPDYYPRLKDRHGAEKALEKVLEGVESPHLQRIREAFCKFMKPLGNARREGESIAALWDGHGESTLLTGADASERMLYDPNIAAWDARHVHLVCHGYDRHSIPDLQPGLALSPADDKENDSFAQMGELSALRWRSELVVLSACDTGLGDLFIGDGMVGLNTVFLAGGVKGIVISRWKVSDESAPEFMRIAYERMAAGAAPVDALSEAKVELKGIYDQPFDWAVFKYVGVPW from the coding sequence ATGAGGACGAAGTTTTTTGCCGCGGTGGCGTTTGTCTTCCTTCTCGCCATTGCCCTTCTCCTTCCCGTCGAGGCTTGCGCCGCCTCGAAAGGGGAGGAGGAGATGCAGAGGGGGCTGCAGAAGTACGCCGCGAAGGAGTACGCATCGGCCGCAGGGCACTTCTCGAAGGCCTCGGCGATGTTGGAGAAGGAGAAAAAGGTAATCCCCGCCGCGGACGCCGCATACAACGAGGGCCTGTGCCGCAAGGCCGCGCCGCTTAAGGAGGGGGAGACCCCGTCGGGGAGGGCGGCTGGCGCGATCGCCGCGTTCGACCGTTCCGCGGCTCTCTACTCCAGGGGAAAGGACGAGACCAAGGCCGCGAACGCGCTGATCCAGGGCGCTCAGTTGGCATTTGCCGAGTCGAACCTGACCGGTGCGGAGAAGCGCTATGACAATGCCCGGGCAAAGGGCGCGGATCTGAAGTCCGACCTGCTGGAAGGGCTCGCCCTCGAGGGGCTGGGCAAGGTCGCCTTGCACCGTGGACGGCCCGCCGAGAGCAGGCATCTCTATTTAGAGGCACTGGACAAGCTCGACGGCGTTCCGTCGGCTCGTGCAAGGGTGTCGCTTCAGCTTGCGGCGGCCGTCCGCAAGTACGGGGACATGCAGGCTGCCCTGGCTTGCCTCGATGCCGAGGAGGAACGACTGGCACCGCTGGAGGAGGGCGAGAAGACTAAAGATCTTGCGGGGCTGATCCGCTTCCTGATACTCGCCGAGCGAGGTCACACGTACACTCAGATGGGCATCTACGACCAGGCGCGGGACTACCTCAAGGAGGCGTACGACTACGAGCCGGAAAATCCGCTGATCGACGAGGCGAACCGCCTGTACGTCAGGGGAAACGGGCTGGTGGCGGAGGGGGAGCTGGACAACCCGGCCTTCTCGGCCGAGGAGCTCAAGGTCATCATGAAGCTCGCCGCGAGCAAGGGGCTCAAGGACGTGGAGTGCGGCTCTCTCATCTCGATAGGCAGACTGCTGCGCACGGACGGTAAATACCCGGAGGCCGAGAAATGCTTTGACGACGCCGCCAAGCTGGCGCGCGAGGCGGATCTTCCGGTGAGGAACGTCCAGGCGCTGCTGTCGAGGGCCAACCTGCTCTACTTCCAAGGGGCTTGGAAGTCGAGCGAGAACTACTACAGGATGTCCTTCAACTCGGCGCTGGAACAGGGGGACATGGAAAACGTCCTCGTAGCCCTGATGGGAGTCGAGCGGATAGCCAGGTCCAATCACACGGGCCTGTCAGGCAAGGTCGATTTCCGCAAGATCCAGGGCATACCGTGGAGGGGGGCTCTCCTCCAGGACGGAGGCATCGGCCCAGAGCGAGGGGGAAGCGCACTTCCGGCGGCCTGGGAGAGGCTGGGGGAGATCTCTCGCGAGTGGTTCTCCTACTCTGTGCCGGGGATTCGCGGCTCCATGACCGTCCTCTCCCTCGCAGGGACTCTCTCATGGCCTCGCATGGAGGCCATGGCCCGCCACCTGGTCGCGGAGGGCATCCTGAGGCTCGTGACCGGGCGCAGGGAGGTCTTCAGAAAGGCTGCCGAGGCCCTGAGGTCCATTGACAAGGGGAGGGAGGGAGCCTCGGATCCCCAGTCGACGAGGCAGGCCTACACGGCGTGCTGGAACGCCCTGTCGAACGCCGCCGGAAAGGGCCTTCTCGGGAAGAGGGGCGTTCCTCCCCCCGTCCGAATCGACGGCCTTTTGCTGGTTCCGGACGACCCCGCGGACCAGGACCCTTCGCCGTCGGACGACCCTGACGGGATAAAAGAGGCAGGGCGGCTGCTCGACGTGCTGGTGAAGGCCGTGAACACCCTCTCCCTGAAGGAGAAGGAGCAGCACGAGCTGATGCTGGCCCTGCTGAAGGGTGAACGGATACCTCCGCATCTCGCAGAAAGGCTGGTAATGGCCTCGGGGTCGAGGGCGGCGGAGAGATCCCGCGTAATGGAGGGGCGGCTGCGCAGCGGTGGAGCAGATAGAGAGGCCGCGTTGAAGGAGTACACGGCTGAAATACAGCCGCTGCTGGAGAGATTGGGCGGCTCCCCGCTGGACGAGATTCGCGGGCGAAGCAAACTGGACGAATACCTGAAAACAGTCGAGAGGAAATCGCGGCGGCACGCCGAGGAGCGAGCGAGCCTGCTGGCAAGGTCGATACCTCCTTTCATGGTCTACTCGCTGAGCGAGGCGGTGGCCCTGTCGGGCGTGGAAAGCGCATGGGCCGGCCTGACGCTGAGGATGGCCCTGCTGCGAAGGTTGGAGGCCATGGGAGAGCCTAGGGAGATGAACCTCCGCCAAGGGATGGAGCTCATCGCAAAGTCCTTGGCGAAGGGGGCCGAGGTCTTCGACGGAAGGTTTTCCCTGGCGGATAAGGAGTCCGCCGCCGAGAGGGAGAAGAAGATAGAGGAAATGCTCGCCATCGCCGAAGAGCTGGTCCGCATCGAACTACAGGCGCAATACTCCGGCTGCATGGAGATAGTGGACGCGTACAGGGGCATCGGCGGCCTGGACGACGAACAGGCGATGAAGGAGCTGGTCGCAAGGCACCTTCTCGCGCTGGGCGAGCCGAGTCGAGCGCACGACATGGCGGAGGACGTCAGGCAGGGGTTCCGCTACGCGGCCAGGACCGCCGCCGGGGCGGTCAACCCTGAGGTCGTCTGGAGGACCCTGTCGACTTCCGCGAAGGCGTCCCTTGCCCTGGGAAGAAAGGACGAGGCCCTCTCCTTCGTCGACCAGGCGATAGAGGTCATGGAGTCAGTGATTCCGGCCGACGGTGTGAACTCGCAGGCGACGGCCGACAGGCTGGATGTGTACAGGACGGGGATCGAGACGGCTTACGAGCTGTACGAGGCCGACAGGTCGCAGAAGAACGCCGAGAGGCTCTGGGAGTACCTTGAGGGCATGAAGAGCCGCCAGTGGCGCGAGATGCTCGCCGCCACGGGCGGTGCCTTCCTGGACCGTCTCCCGGAGAAGGAGGTCGAGCTATACCGCTCTTTGAACAGGCAGGCGACGCAGCTCCTGGCGTCCATCCTCTTCCTGGATCTCCGGGGGCAGGCACGCGAGGCAGACGAGGCCAAGGGAGAACTGCAGCAGGTCCGCCGCAAGGTATCGGAGTTGGTCGCGGGGCACACGGTGGACGCCTCGGAGAGGGTACCTTCGCTGAAAGAGACGACTTCAGCGATCCACGGCGACTGGGCCGTCGCGGACTACTACATCTCGCCCAACCTCTCCTTCGCCTTCGTGCTGCAGAAAGGGAAGAGGGCGGAGGTGCTCAGGCTGCCGCTCGACTACGACAGCTTCTTCGCCTATACGTTCTGGATGAGAGGCGACGAGGGCGGTGAGTTCAATTCGGCGCGAGCAAACGAAAGGGTGATGGCGGCGGGCATGACCTCTCCGCGCCTGGCGGAACAGCTTTTCAACCCCATCGCCGAGTTGATCGGAGACAAGAGGAAACTGCTCGTCATACCGCACGACATACTGTACACCTTCCCCTACGAGACCCTCTCGGTAAAGAGGGGAGAGGGATTCAGATTCCTGCTCGACGAGGGCTGGACCTTCGCGGAGCTGCCGAGCGCCTTCCTCCTGACCAAGGGGGCGAGGGCGGGCGGCGCGGACGGCGAACGCCTCGTGGTTTTCGCCGACCCGGATTACTATCCAAGGCTGAAGGACAGACATGGCGCGGAGAAGGCGCTGGAAAAAGTCCTTGAAGGAGTGGAAAGCCCTCACCTCCAGAGGATAAGGGAGGCCTTCTGCAAGTTTATGAAGCCCCTTGGTAACGCACGTCGCGAGGGAGAGAGCATCGCGGCGCTCTGGGATGGGCATGGCGAGTCCACCCTGCTGACGGGGGCCGACGCGTCCGAGAGGATGCTGTACGATCCGAATATTGCCGCTTGGGACGCCCGGCACGTGCACCTGGTCTGTCACGGCTACGACAGGCATAGCATACCCGACCTTCAACCGGGGCTGGCCCTTTCCCCCGCCGACGACAAGGAGAACGACTCCTTCGCTCAGATGGGGGAGCTGTCCGCGCTACGCTGGCGCTCCGAGCTGGTCGTGCTCTCCGCGTGCGACACGGGGCTTGGGGATCTCTTCATAGGCGACGGAATGGTGGGTCTGAACACGGTCTTCCTGGCCGGAGGGGTCAAAGGGATCGTCATCTCAAGGTGGAAGGTCTCGGACGAAAGCGCGCCCGAGTTCATGAGGATAGCATACGAGAGGATGGCCGCCGGAGCGGCTCCGGTCGACGCCCTCTCCGAGGCTAAGGTCGAGCTTAAGGGGATCTACGATCAGCCATTCGACTGGGCGGTCTTCAAGTACGTCGGAGTTCCGTGGTGA
- a CDS encoding DUF4384 domain-containing protein produces MRRFNLLAAVALLAALSLCAGAFADVLPRTTTATRDIILVEEYEEAEESGSGTPAMDGEEKAARLDVEEMHRSDFELLLESDRSAEGDIFDIGDRIEFAFTSDRDCYLTLLNFTPSGQIVVLFPNRWVSDSSVKAGERIVVPAEGQTFSMKLGGPAGTDIVKAIATNIETEIVNPHNQKLFGPFAILEDSKVATRDIILIDESVFDDEEAPETPLQWAATSLAVFTKGDSPEKGGFGVTIRDGWIAKIWADRDEFLTGEPIFVKLQSNRPATLVSLVNQGASGRVNALLPEGVEKTVRPGGITILPGKEDKWKLVAATEPGTDVVTARLMDEDGVELEVSFTVVVEE; encoded by the coding sequence ATGAGGAGGTTCAATCTTTTGGCAGCGGTCGCACTGCTGGCGGCCCTCTCGCTCTGTGCCGGGGCGTTTGCGGATGTGCTGCCCCGCACTACCACCGCGACCAGGGATATCATACTGGTGGAGGAGTACGAGGAGGCCGAGGAGTCCGGCAGCGGAACGCCGGCCATGGACGGCGAGGAGAAGGCGGCCCGCCTGGACGTCGAGGAGATGCACAGGTCGGACTTCGAGCTGCTCCTTGAATCGGACAGGTCGGCGGAGGGCGACATCTTCGACATAGGCGACAGGATCGAGTTCGCCTTCACCTCCGACAGGGACTGTTACCTGACCCTGCTGAACTTCACTCCCTCGGGGCAGATAGTCGTCCTGTTCCCGAACAGGTGGGTATCGGACAGCTCCGTCAAGGCGGGAGAGAGGATCGTTGTCCCGGCGGAGGGGCAGACCTTCTCCATGAAGCTTGGCGGACCGGCGGGCACCGACATAGTCAAGGCCATCGCGACGAACATCGAGACAGAGATAGTGAACCCGCACAACCAGAAGCTGTTCGGTCCCTTCGCCATACTGGAGGATTCCAAGGTGGCGACCAGGGACATCATCCTCATCGACGAAAGCGTTTTCGACGACGAAGAGGCCCCCGAGACGCCGCTTCAGTGGGCGGCGACTTCACTGGCCGTTTTCACCAAGGGCGACTCCCCGGAGAAGGGCGGCTTCGGCGTGACCATCCGTGACGGATGGATCGCCAAGATATGGGCCGACAGGGACGAGTTCCTCACCGGCGAGCCGATATTCGTCAAGCTCCAGAGCAACCGTCCGGCGACCCTCGTATCCCTGGTCAACCAGGGGGCGAGCGGCAGGGTCAACGCACTGCTACCCGAGGGTGTTGAGAAGACCGTCCGACCCGGCGGAATCACCATCCTGCCCGGCAAGGAGGACAAGTGGAAGCTGGTGGCGGCGACGGAGCCGGGAACAGACGTAGTGACTGCCAGGCTGATGGACGAGGACGGCGTCGAGCTGGAGGTCTCCTTCACGGTCGTGGTGGAGGAATAG
- the rpsI gene encoding 30S ribosomal protein S9, whose amino-acid sequence MQSSGYFWGTGRRKCALARVRIRPGNGAFKINDREVADYFPRDCWQISAMQPIKVTGLEGKLDIFVRASGGGLTGQAGAVRLGVARALIKLNPELRPILKKNGFLTRDSRMVERKKFGQKGARGLRQFSKR is encoded by the coding sequence ATGCAGAGTTCAGGTTATTTCTGGGGAACAGGGAGAAGAAAGTGCGCCCTCGCCCGCGTCCGTATTCGGCCGGGCAACGGAGCCTTCAAGATCAACGACAGGGAAGTGGCAGACTACTTCCCCAGGGACTGCTGGCAGATCAGCGCGATGCAGCCCATAAAGGTTACCGGGCTCGAGGGGAAACTGGACATCTTTGTCCGCGCCTCGGGCGGCGGTCTGACCGGCCAGGCCGGGGCGGTGCGCTTGGGCGTGGCCCGCGCGCTGATCAAGCTCAACCCGGAGCTAAGGCCCATCCTGAAGAAGAACGGGTTTCTCACCCGGGACTCGCGCATGGTCGAGCGTAAAAAGTTCGGCCAGAAGGGCGCGAGGGGACTTCGCCAGTTCTCCAAGCGTTAA
- the rplM gene encoding 50S ribosomal protein L13, which produces MLCNRTYMAVKEKVERKWYIVDAADKPLGRVASHVAKVLTGKNKPTYTPHVDTGDFVIIVNVKKARLTGNKRETSRVTYHTGWPGGFKAISYGDMMDKKPEELMRRIVKGMLPKNKLKYQRKLKVYAGEDHPHSAQRPEPLEV; this is translated from the coding sequence ATGTTGTGCAATCGCACCTATATGGCCGTCAAGGAGAAGGTCGAGCGCAAATGGTACATAGTCGACGCGGCCGACAAGCCCCTCGGGCGAGTGGCGTCCCATGTGGCCAAGGTACTGACGGGCAAGAACAAGCCCACATACACCCCGCACGTCGATACGGGGGACTTCGTCATCATAGTGAACGTCAAGAAGGCCAGGCTCACCGGCAACAAGCGCGAGACCAGCCGGGTCACCTATCACACCGGCTGGCCGGGCGGTTTCAAGGCCATCAGCTACGGCGACATGATGGACAAGAAGCCGGAAGAGCTGATGCGCAGGATAGTCAAGGGAATGCTTCCCAAGAACAAGTTGAAATACCAGAGAAAACTCAAGGTGTACGCGGGAGAGGATCATCCCCACTCGGCGCAGCGGCCGGAGCCCCTTGAGGTGTAA
- a CDS encoding nicotinate phosphoribosyltransferase, translating into MDGFSDVLAFRPSEGRLHSATHEEIMGGCTTDVYFVKARDVLRRSGKLSTVVTAEFFARRGGVFAGLEELLVLLEGKGLEIWSLSEGDPFEAKEVLLRIIGPYEAFGLYETVMLGMLASASAWATAARECVDAADGKPVLCFGARHVHPSVAPVMERAALRAGGCAGASCILGAKLAGAVPSGTVPHAAVLIIGDTVELALDYDAVMPPEEPRIVLVDTFKDEAEESIRVAGALRESLDAVRLDTPGERGGVTPSLVSEVRYRLDRAGFPKVKIVASGGLSPDRIRELDRAGADSFGVGSYISHASPIDMTMDLKEIEGAPIAKRGRLPGRIENPRLRRVP; encoded by the coding sequence ATGGACGGCTTCTCCGATGTACTCGCCTTCCGGCCTTCGGAGGGCAGGCTGCACTCGGCCACCCACGAGGAGATCATGGGCGGATGCACGACCGACGTATACTTCGTAAAGGCCCGCGACGTCCTGAGGAGAAGCGGAAAACTCTCGACCGTGGTGACCGCGGAGTTCTTCGCCAGGAGGGGCGGCGTTTTCGCCGGGCTCGAGGAGTTGCTTGTGCTTCTCGAAGGAAAGGGGCTTGAGATCTGGTCGCTGAGCGAGGGGGACCCATTCGAGGCAAAAGAGGTGCTCCTGCGGATCATCGGACCCTACGAGGCTTTTGGCCTGTACGAGACAGTAATGCTCGGAATGCTGGCGAGCGCGTCCGCGTGGGCGACGGCCGCCAGAGAGTGTGTGGATGCGGCCGACGGCAAGCCGGTGCTCTGCTTCGGAGCAAGACACGTCCATCCCTCCGTGGCCCCTGTGATGGAGCGGGCGGCCCTGCGCGCGGGAGGCTGCGCCGGGGCGAGCTGCATACTCGGCGCGAAGCTGGCGGGCGCGGTGCCGTCGGGCACGGTCCCTCACGCCGCTGTCCTCATAATCGGGGACACGGTCGAGTTGGCGCTGGACTATGACGCCGTCATGCCTCCGGAGGAGCCCAGGATAGTGCTTGTGGACACGTTCAAGGACGAGGCCGAGGAGTCCATTCGCGTCGCCGGTGCGCTGAGGGAGTCCTTGGACGCGGTGCGGCTGGACACGCCAGGGGAGAGAGGCGGGGTTACGCCTTCGTTGGTGTCCGAGGTCCGGTACAGGCTGGACAGGGCGGGTTTCCCCAAGGTGAAGATCGTAGCATCCGGCGGACTTTCCCCCGACAGGATAAGAGAGCTCGACAGGGCGGGCGCCGACAGTTTCGGAGTTGGAAGCTACATCTCGCACGCGAGCCCCATAGACATGACGATGGACCTGAAGGAGATAGAGGGAGCGCCCATAGCCAAGAGAGGGCGGCTGCCCGGAAGGATCGAGAACCCCAGGCTGAGGCGGGTACCGTAG
- the secG gene encoding preprotein translocase subunit SecG — protein MKTFFGIVHILLCVALSAIVLLQQRKEGGFSGIFGGGTQTDMSASQWQRFTGLTKLTVILTTIFMVMSVVLVLL, from the coding sequence TTGAAGACGTTTTTCGGCATCGTCCATATTCTTCTCTGCGTGGCCCTGTCGGCCATCGTCCTTCTTCAGCAGAGAAAAGAGGGCGGTTTTTCCGGTATTTTCGGCGGAGGCACCCAGACCGACATGAGCGCGAGCCAGTGGCAGCGCTTCACTGGGCTTACCAAGCTCACCGTGATCCTGACCACGATCTTCATGGTGATGTCCGTAGTTCTCGTGCTGCTCTAA
- the rdgB gene encoding RdgB/HAM1 family non-canonical purine NTP pyrophosphatase, which translates to MKAPIDRVLFASGNRGKYDEAAMLFAPFGVELLFGPDVLMLEVDESGVSYHVNAWLKARAYSNATGMASLADDSGLEIYALDGAPGLLSARLAPSNEERIELVLDRLKGISDRSASFIASLALYLPSGACVITEGICRGEITEAPSGELGFGYDPIFRPLGCGRTFGQMTERAKRAISHRALASFRLLGILFG; encoded by the coding sequence ATGAAGGCTCCGATCGACCGAGTTCTGTTCGCCAGCGGGAACAGGGGCAAGTACGACGAGGCGGCGATGCTGTTCGCCCCGTTCGGGGTGGAGCTGCTCTTCGGCCCGGACGTCCTGATGCTCGAGGTGGACGAGTCCGGTGTCTCCTACCATGTCAATGCGTGGCTCAAGGCCAGGGCGTACTCTAACGCGACAGGCATGGCCTCGCTCGCCGACGATAGCGGCCTCGAGATATACGCCCTCGACGGCGCCCCCGGTCTGCTCTCGGCCCGGCTGGCGCCGAGCAACGAGGAGAGGATAGAGTTGGTCCTGGATCGTTTGAAGGGGATCTCCGACAGGTCGGCGAGCTTCATCGCGTCCCTCGCCCTCTACCTGCCGTCCGGGGCGTGCGTGATCACCGAGGGGATATGCCGCGGAGAGATAACCGAGGCCCCCTCCGGGGAGCTGGGCTTCGGCTACGATCCGATATTCAGACCCCTGGGCTGCGGCAGGACATTCGGCCAGATGACAGAACGGGCCAAAAGAGCCATTTCACACCGTGCTCTGGCCAGTTTTCGCCTGCTGGGTATCCTTTTTGGGTAG
- a CDS encoding GerMN domain-containing protein, protein MRRRDDDYDDVFEVHRDADISRSRRSRRDRRPEKKAPLAVRLIAWTGVVVFCFAAGYVGTSIALRMLNRQGILGRGDVVAGREDAERMIDEGPTEIRLSAKKVTFAYYYPSEGVIVSDRAEFLSGIMEDDIRQVVDRVFRSAAGDSAADVRLLNLFRSGDTLFLNFNSPFLGLLGSLGAQGSALLITGVVQTMSENFSPIVQVRFLVDGKEQQGSSPVDLSVPWRLPKG, encoded by the coding sequence ATGAGGCGAAGAGATGACGATTACGATGACGTGTTCGAGGTGCACAGGGACGCGGACATAAGCAGGAGCAGACGTTCCCGCAGGGACAGAAGACCGGAGAAGAAGGCCCCTCTCGCAGTTCGCCTGATCGCGTGGACCGGTGTGGTGGTCTTCTGCTTCGCGGCCGGATACGTGGGGACGTCCATCGCCCTGCGAATGCTCAACCGCCAGGGAATTCTCGGCAGGGGAGACGTCGTGGCCGGCAGGGAGGACGCGGAGAGGATGATAGACGAGGGGCCGACTGAGATCCGTCTCAGTGCGAAGAAGGTGACCTTCGCCTACTACTATCCCAGCGAGGGGGTCATCGTCTCCGACAGGGCCGAGTTCCTGTCCGGGATCATGGAGGACGACATCAGGCAGGTCGTCGACAGGGTGTTCAGGTCGGCTGCGGGGGATTCCGCGGCGGACGTGAGGCTGTTGAACCTGTTCCGCTCCGGCGATACCCTGTTCCTAAATTTCAACTCGCCCTTCCTGGGCCTCCTGGGGTCTCTCGGTGCCCAGGGGAGCGCTCTGCTCATAACCGGGGTCGTCCAGACCATGAGCGAGAACTTCTCTCCCATAGTCCAGGTCCGTTTTCTGGTCGACGGCAAGGAGCAGCAGGGGAGCTCGCCTGTCGACCTGAGCGTGCCGTGGAGGCTTCCCAAGGGCTGA
- a CDS encoding N-acetylmuramoyl-L-alanine amidase translates to MLVIGCFAASVEAAYPLMAGEERLGTVSTVKQGADILVSLQDMASLLGLGTAVKGDTLAVTSNRSKAQFVSGASAAWLDVELVPLAAPCVEWKGRWLLDGRSALKMFTLLLNRSGRQVQLSFGPEEPDGTAPPPVAEVAPSPVADKPSPPAKVEVTTPAPVVDVAPPATPVPVTAAAKDRPVLKGIRWGEEGGKLRAVMDCEGEEAPEVQRGSDGVRIYFSSGQWPVPGTPSPYGDVKVNAMHFGDRILVEFISSIPVHEVMTLESPKRLVIDFMRPGGVSAPRPVKPSPGKPVLPSVPPGRGPSGGRPIVVIDPGHGGKDPGAVGNGIREKDLNLAVSKRLAARLKELGIDARLTRDTDVYLTLRRRTEIANEMNAELFVSVHGNALPPGRSATGMEIYIMALPTDKDAMELARLENREIGNNGGDAAKAADQRTQMLLNILGNMQQNAKISESTGFAEYLFKSGNAGGIKMRRVAQAPFFVLRGAAMPSVLIELGFITDKNEAKLLADGVYQAKMANSLAKGIQDYLKNH, encoded by the coding sequence TTGCTTGTAATCGGCTGCTTCGCGGCGTCGGTGGAGGCCGCCTATCCCCTCATGGCCGGCGAGGAGCGTCTTGGGACCGTCTCCACGGTAAAGCAGGGAGCGGATATTCTGGTGTCGTTGCAGGACATGGCCTCGCTGCTCGGCCTGGGCACGGCGGTGAAGGGGGACACCCTCGCAGTGACCTCGAACAGGAGCAAGGCGCAGTTCGTCTCCGGCGCCTCCGCGGCCTGGCTGGATGTCGAACTGGTGCCGCTGGCGGCCCCCTGCGTGGAGTGGAAGGGGAGGTGGCTCCTCGACGGCAGATCCGCCCTGAAGATGTTCACCCTTCTTCTGAACCGGTCAGGCAGGCAAGTCCAGTTGAGCTTCGGGCCGGAGGAGCCGGACGGCACTGCGCCCCCTCCGGTCGCAGAGGTAGCTCCCTCGCCTGTCGCGGACAAGCCGTCGCCTCCTGCGAAGGTCGAGGTGACGACGCCCGCGCCGGTCGTGGACGTCGCTCCGCCCGCCACGCCGGTACCCGTGACTGCCGCCGCGAAGGATCGCCCGGTTTTGAAGGGGATCCGCTGGGGCGAGGAGGGCGGGAAGCTCCGCGCCGTCATGGATTGCGAGGGCGAGGAGGCGCCGGAGGTGCAGCGGGGTTCCGACGGGGTCAGGATCTACTTCTCCTCGGGACAGTGGCCGGTTCCAGGGACGCCCTCTCCGTACGGCGATGTGAAGGTCAACGCGATGCACTTCGGCGACAGGATCCTGGTGGAGTTCATTTCCTCCATTCCCGTGCACGAGGTCATGACGCTGGAATCCCCCAAGCGGCTGGTCATCGACTTCATGAGGCCCGGGGGAGTGTCCGCGCCAAGGCCGGTTAAGCCCTCCCCCGGCAAACCTGTCCTTCCGTCCGTTCCCCCGGGGAGAGGCCCGTCGGGCGGCAGGCCGATAGTCGTGATCGACCCCGGTCACGGTGGAAAGGACCCTGGCGCCGTCGGAAACGGCATACGAGAGAAGGACCTCAACCTGGCCGTCAGCAAGAGGCTGGCCGCCCGGCTGAAGGAGCTGGGAATAGACGCCCGCCTGACGAGGGACACGGACGTCTACCTGACGCTAAGGCGCAGAACGGAGATCGCCAACGAGATGAACGCCGAACTGTTCGTCAGCGTGCACGGAAACGCCCTCCCTCCCGGCAGGAGCGCGACGGGAATGGAGATCTACATCATGGCCCTGCCAACCGACAAGGATGCGATGGAGCTGGCGCGACTCGAGAACAGGGAGATCGGGAACAACGGGGGCGACGCGGCGAAGGCGGCCGACCAGCGCACCCAGATGCTTCTGAACATACTGGGAAACATGCAGCAGAACGCGAAGATAAGCGAGAGCACCGGCTTCGCCGAGTACCTCTTCAAGTCCGGCAATGCCGGGGGCATCAAGATGCGCCGAGTTGCCCAGGCCCCGTTTTTTGTTCTCAGGGGCGCCGCGATGCCCTCCGTGCTGATCGAGCTGGGCTTCATCACGGACAAGAACGAGGCCAAGCTGCTGGCGGACGGCGTCTACCAGGCGAAGATGGCCAACTCTCTCGCCAAGGGAATACAGGACTACCTGAAGAACCACTGA